The sequence GGTATCAGGACTACCACATCGAGATCGCAAAGGTGTTTCACGAGTCACGATTCGAACGGCCGACCGAACCCTGATCATCGCGAGTCCAAAGATCCCAGCATTTTTCCCAACTTCAACTCTAGTGTTCAATGCCGTGGCGGGACCCGTAATCGATCGAGCCGCCACGGCTCGGGCTGCTTACGGCGCGGCAGGCGCGCCGGGCTCGCTCCGCTCGCGCAGGGTGGGCTGAGTTTTTCATCACCCTGCTAGCGAAGGTCCGTCGAACCGGAGGTGGTAGAATCCGCCAACCGCAACGACGTCGTGGATCAGGAGGAATCGGATGAACATGAAGAACTCGGGTATCTCCCGTAGAGGTTTCGTCAGCGGGTTGACGGCGATCCTGGGCTACGCGGGGCTCGCCCCCGGATCGATTTTCGGCATGCAGGCCCCGGCGCTCCAGCGACGCCCGCCGCGTCCCACCGAGGATGAATACGACGCTTTCGCGAAGCTCTCGAGCAACGAGAACCCCTGGGGACCCTACGATTCGGTGATGAAGGCGATGAACCGGGCGTTCAAGTACGCGAATCGCTACGGGTATCCCGACGGGAATCTCGTGGAGGAAATTGCCGCTCATCACGGAGTCGAGACCGAAAACCTCCTCATCACCGCGGGGTCCGGCGAGGTCCTGGACGTGGTCGGAACGACCTTCCTCGCCGGCGACAAGAAGGTTCTCGGGGTCGAGCCCTCCTACGGCTCCGTGTACCGACACGCGACGAACATCAAGTCGGAGGCGGTTCTCCTTCCGCTTCTCGAGGACCTCCGCCAGGACATCCCGGCGATGATCCAGGCGGTCAAGAGGCACTATCGCGAGATCGGCTTCGTCTACCTCTGCAACCCGAACAATCCGACCGGCGTCATCGTGACGAGGGACGAGGTTCGACAGCTTCTCGATGGGATTCCGGAGGACGTTCCCGTTCTCATCGACGAGGCCTACCACCACTTCGTGGACGACCCGCGCTACGGGACGTCCATCCCTTACGTCGTCGAGGGACGGCCGGTCGTCGTGGCGCGGACGTTCTCAAAGATCGCGGCGCTCGCGGGCATGCGGATCGGCTACGCGATCGCTCCCAAGGACATCATCGAGAGGATGCGGCCCTGGGCTTCCGGCAGCGTGAACGCACTCGCCAAATGGGGTGCGGTTACGGCCCTGAAGGACACCGCGTCGCAAGAAAAGGTCAAGCGGATGACGATCGAGCTTCGAGAGCAGACGAAGGCGGAGCTCGAGAGCATGGGTTTCAGGGTCATTCCCTCGGAGACGAATTTCTTCTTCATGCACATCGGGCGCGACGTTCGCCCGGTGATCGACGCGTTCCGCGAGCGCGGGGTGTTGGTCGGGCGGCCATTTCCTCCGATGCTCGACTACCTGAGGGTGTCGATCGGAAACGACGAGGAAATGCACCGGTTCATGGTCGCCTTCAAAGAGGTCTTCCCTGACGGGCCGGGCTCCGGTGAGACGCCGACCGCGGCCCCGAGCATCGGTTGATACACTGACGATTCAGGCCTCGACGTTCAACGAACGCGAAGGGTCCACTCGCGACGCGCGCCGGGCCGGGAGATAAGCCGAGAGCGCCGCGACCGTCGATAACGAGACGGCGACGAGGAGAAATACGGAGGCGTCGGTCGGCTCGACCTGGAAGAGGAACGAGGTGAGGAGACGCGTCGCCAGAAGCGATACCAGGGTTCCCAGGAGTATCCCGGCGACGACGGGCCGCATTCCCGAAGAAAGCACCTCGGTCAGAACGCGCCTCGCGGTGGCGCCCAGGGCCATTCGGATGCCGATGTCGCGCGTCCTCTCGCTCACCGTGTACGAGATCACGCCATAGACTCCGACAGCGCTCAGAAGGAACGCGAGAGCCGCGAACCCTGAGAACACCAGAGTACGGACCCGTGCTTCGGTCATGGATTCCCACACCACTTCCCTCATTGGCCGGATATCTCGAATCGGGACATCGGAATCCACTTCCCAAATCGCCTCACGAAGTACGGGTATCGAGGCGTCCAGATCACCCATCGTTCGGACGACGACCGACATCGCGCTCGGCCAGGAGTCCTGCGCGTAGGGCACGTAGACTTCACCCTGAGGAAGCCGATCGAGCCGGTGCTGGTGTACGTCGGCGACTACCCCCACGACGGTGAACCACGCGTTTCCGTCGTCGAAGCGCACCTGCTTGCCAACCGGGTCCTGGCTCGGCCAGACCTCTCGGG is a genomic window of Vicinamibacteria bacterium containing:
- a CDS encoding histidinol-phosphate transaminase, encoding MNMKNSGISRRGFVSGLTAILGYAGLAPGSIFGMQAPALQRRPPRPTEDEYDAFAKLSSNENPWGPYDSVMKAMNRAFKYANRYGYPDGNLVEEIAAHHGVETENLLITAGSGEVLDVVGTTFLAGDKKVLGVEPSYGSVYRHATNIKSEAVLLPLLEDLRQDIPAMIQAVKRHYREIGFVYLCNPNNPTGVIVTRDEVRQLLDGIPEDVPVLIDEAYHHFVDDPRYGTSIPYVVEGRPVVVARTFSKIAALAGMRIGYAIAPKDIIERMRPWASGSVNALAKWGAVTALKDTASQEKVKRMTIELREQTKAELESMGFRVIPSETNFFFMHIGRDVRPVIDAFRERGVLVGRPFPPMLDYLRVSIGNDEEMHRFMVAFKEVFPDGPGSGETPTAAPSIG